One genomic segment of Streptomyces sp. NBC_00239 includes these proteins:
- a CDS encoding DUF397 domain-containing protein translates to MAEFEFIKSSYSADTLSSDCVEVARNVPGTVAVRDSKRPDGPVLRVGAAAWGVFADGVK, encoded by the coding sequence ATGGCCGAGTTCGAATTCATAAAGTCCAGCTACAGCGCCGACACGCTGAGCTCCGACTGCGTCGAAGTCGCCCGCAACGTCCCCGGGACGGTCGCCGTGCGGGACAGCAAGCGGCCCGACGGGCCCGTGCTGCGGGTCGGGGCCGCGGCCTGGGGGGTCTTTGCCGACGGCGTGAAGTAG
- a CDS encoding carbon-nitrogen family hydrolase, with product MRASLIQIAVNDGESADSRRARTAGLVREQSGADLVLLPELWPVGAFAYEDFEAEAEELDGPTHEVMSKAAQDAGVWLHAGSIVERGADGTLYNTTLVFAPDGALAASYRKIHRFGFDQGEAVMMGRGDELRTVELRPDFVLGLSTCYDLRFPELYRGLVDAGATALAVSAGWPARRRGHWTLLSKARAVENQAYVLAVAEAGTHAGVEMAGHSIVVDPWGEVLAEAGPGEEVLTVDLDPAKVAATREQFPALKDRLLGLTPPPGRP from the coding sequence GTGCGCGCTTCGCTGATCCAAATCGCTGTGAACGACGGGGAGTCGGCGGATTCCCGGCGGGCCCGCACCGCCGGGCTGGTGCGCGAACAGAGCGGCGCGGACCTGGTCCTGCTGCCCGAGCTGTGGCCGGTCGGAGCCTTCGCCTACGAGGACTTCGAGGCGGAGGCCGAGGAGCTCGACGGGCCCACGCACGAGGTGATGTCCAAGGCCGCCCAGGACGCCGGGGTGTGGCTGCACGCCGGCTCGATCGTGGAACGCGGCGCCGACGGCACCCTGTACAACACCACCCTCGTCTTCGCGCCCGACGGCGCCCTCGCCGCCTCCTACCGCAAGATCCACCGCTTCGGCTTCGACCAGGGCGAGGCCGTCATGATGGGCCGCGGCGACGAACTGCGGACCGTCGAGCTGCGCCCGGACTTCGTCCTGGGCCTGTCCACCTGCTACGACCTGCGCTTCCCCGAGCTGTACCGGGGGCTCGTGGACGCCGGCGCCACCGCCCTGGCCGTCTCGGCGGGCTGGCCGGCCCGCCGCCGGGGGCACTGGACGCTGCTGTCGAAGGCCCGGGCCGTCGAGAACCAGGCGTACGTCCTCGCCGTCGCGGAAGCCGGCACCCACGCGGGCGTGGAGATGGCCGGGCACAGCATCGTCGTCGACCCGTGGGGCGAGGTCCTCGCCGAGGCTGGCCCGGGGGAGGAGGTCCTGACCGTGGACCTCGACCCGGCGAAGGTGGCCGCGACGCGCGAGCAGTTCCCGGCGCTGAAGGACCGCCTGCTCGGTCTCACTCCCCCGCCCGGCCGCCCGTGA
- a CDS encoding helix-turn-helix domain-containing protein encodes MAVNQAAMGNRVSTVLARRLGGELLRLRDAAGLTQPQAAQALSATAAKIAKMEHGWVPFRDPDIKALCVLYGVDDEERVTRLLDLARLDRERRKAKGWWQEVPYMRDFTEYVAMEDVATHIRTWQLSLVPGLLQTAEYVRALGVNSDAWRNPDEIEALVATRIKRQARLRGDDPLHLHAVIWEAALRQQIGGADVMRAQMRHLVEMAQLPHVHVQVLPFRVGAHHGAAGAFNLLSFAEPDAIDVGYAEGVAATLWVESEVGNAAYARAFDRLSRLSLAPHDSVNLINSISEGM; translated from the coding sequence GTGGCGGTAAATCAGGCGGCGATGGGCAACCGGGTGTCGACCGTGCTCGCGCGCCGGCTCGGTGGGGAGTTGCTGCGGCTACGCGATGCCGCCGGTCTCACGCAGCCGCAGGCGGCGCAGGCTCTGAGTGCGACGGCGGCGAAGATCGCCAAGATGGAGCACGGCTGGGTTCCGTTCCGGGACCCGGACATCAAGGCGTTGTGCGTCCTCTACGGCGTGGACGATGAGGAGCGTGTCACCCGACTCCTCGACCTGGCGCGGCTGGATCGCGAACGACGCAAGGCCAAGGGTTGGTGGCAGGAGGTCCCCTACATGCGGGACTTCACCGAGTACGTGGCGATGGAGGATGTCGCCACCCACATCCGTACCTGGCAGCTGTCCCTCGTGCCCGGCCTCTTGCAGACGGCAGAGTACGTGCGTGCCCTCGGCGTGAACTCGGATGCGTGGCGGAACCCCGACGAGATCGAAGCATTGGTGGCGACGCGGATCAAGCGCCAGGCGCGTCTACGGGGAGACGATCCGCTGCATCTCCACGCGGTGATCTGGGAGGCGGCCCTACGCCAGCAGATCGGAGGCGCCGACGTGATGCGGGCCCAGATGCGCCACCTCGTGGAGATGGCCCAGCTGCCGCACGTGCACGTACAGGTGCTGCCCTTTCGGGTTGGTGCGCACCATGGTGCGGCAGGGGCGTTCAACCTGCTGTCGTTCGCGGAACCCGACGCGATCGACGTCGGCTATGCCGAAGGCGTCGCGGCTACTCTGTGGGTTGAGAGCGAGGTCGGAAATGCGGCCTACGCGCGTGCGTTCGACCGGCTGTCGCGGCTCAGCCTCGCTCCTCACGATTCCGTGAACCTGATCAACAGCATCAGCGAGGGTATGTAG
- a CDS encoding transmembrane-type terpene cyclase, with protein sequence MELFLTAVSGLAWTVVYVVAIRTGFRERTYAMPVAALALNFAWETTYAVTAAMDGVSLQGVVNVVWAGADVAIIWTYLAYGRAELPGFVTRPMFAAWSVLVFGAGFAVQWLFLAHFGLHDATRNAAFLQNLLMSGLFIGVFAARGGARGQNLTLAVAKWLGTLAPTILFGVLEDSPFILGLGILCSVFDLVYIGLLLHARRGTPDRGPAPGPARVLDVPQ encoded by the coding sequence ATGGAGCTGTTCCTGACCGCTGTCAGCGGGCTGGCGTGGACGGTCGTGTACGTGGTGGCGATCCGGACCGGGTTCCGGGAGCGGACCTACGCCATGCCGGTGGCCGCGCTGGCGCTGAACTTCGCCTGGGAGACGACGTACGCGGTCACCGCCGCCATGGACGGGGTCTCGCTCCAAGGCGTCGTGAACGTGGTGTGGGCGGGTGCGGACGTCGCCATCATCTGGACGTATCTCGCGTACGGGCGAGCCGAGTTGCCCGGTTTCGTCACGCGGCCGATGTTCGCGGCCTGGAGCGTGCTCGTGTTCGGGGCCGGATTCGCCGTCCAGTGGCTGTTCCTCGCGCACTTCGGGCTGCACGACGCGACCCGCAACGCGGCCTTCCTCCAGAACCTGCTGATGTCCGGCCTGTTCATCGGCGTGTTCGCGGCCCGCGGCGGCGCCCGCGGCCAGAACCTGACCCTCGCCGTCGCCAAATGGCTCGGCACCCTGGCCCCCACGATCCTCTTCGGCGTGCTGGAGGACTCCCCGTTCATCCTCGGCCTCGGCATCCTGTGCAGCGTCTTCGACCTGGTGTACATCGGCCTCCTGCTGCACGCCCGCCGCGGGACCCCGGACCGGGGGCCGGCCCCCGGTCCGGCGCGGGTCCTGGACGTGCCTCAGTAG
- a CDS encoding MFS transporter, protein MTAVPEPTGAPRPTAVPRPTVAPEPLGGRRAVAVWSIAVAVYFVAVIFRTSLGVAGLDAADRFHVNASALATFSLLQLMVYAGMQIPVGLMVDRLGTKKVLTLGAVLFTAGQLGFALSPSYGMALAARALLGCGDAMTFISVLRLGTRWFPPHRGPLMAQLAGLVGMAGNLVSTLVLAPVLHGVGWTAAFAGSAVAGVVVIVPVLLFLRDHPEGHEPEPHAPEPDAGAPGRGFVREQIARSWREPGTRLGLWVHFTTQFPAMVFLLLWGMPFLVEAQGLSRTTAGALLTLVVASNMALGLVYGQLVGRRQSARIPLALGTVAATALLWGATLAYPGEHAPMWLLVALCTVLGGCGPASMVGFDFARPANPAARQGTASGITNMGGFLASMTTLLAVGVLLDATGDNYRIAFSSVFVLQALGTAQILRLRPHALRRERERAAERERDAALASDRAAGQGVTENSRRIASASS, encoded by the coding sequence ATGACCGCCGTCCCGGAGCCGACCGGCGCTCCCCGGCCGACCGCCGTCCCCCGGCCGACCGTCGCCCCCGAGCCGCTCGGCGGCCGGCGGGCCGTCGCCGTGTGGTCGATCGCCGTCGCCGTGTACTTCGTCGCGGTCATCTTCCGTACCAGCCTGGGCGTGGCCGGGCTGGACGCCGCCGACCGCTTCCACGTCAACGCCTCCGCCCTCGCGACCTTCTCGCTGCTCCAGCTGATGGTCTACGCGGGCATGCAGATACCCGTCGGCCTGATGGTCGACCGGCTCGGCACGAAGAAGGTCCTGACGCTCGGCGCCGTCCTGTTCACCGCCGGGCAGCTCGGCTTCGCGCTCTCCCCCTCGTACGGGATGGCGCTCGCGGCGCGGGCGCTGCTCGGCTGCGGCGACGCGATGACGTTCATCTCCGTACTGCGCCTGGGCACCCGCTGGTTCCCGCCGCACCGGGGGCCGCTGATGGCGCAGCTCGCCGGGCTGGTCGGGATGGCGGGCAACCTGGTGTCCACGCTCGTCCTGGCGCCCGTGCTGCACGGGGTCGGCTGGACCGCGGCCTTCGCGGGCAGCGCGGTCGCCGGCGTCGTCGTCATCGTCCCGGTGCTGCTGTTCCTGCGCGACCACCCCGAGGGCCACGAGCCGGAGCCCCACGCGCCGGAGCCCGACGCGGGCGCGCCCGGCCGCGGCTTCGTGCGCGAACAGATCGCCCGGTCCTGGCGGGAGCCCGGCACCCGGCTCGGGCTGTGGGTGCACTTCACCACGCAGTTCCCGGCGATGGTCTTCCTGCTGCTGTGGGGGATGCCGTTCCTCGTCGAGGCGCAGGGCCTGTCCCGGACCACCGCCGGCGCGCTCCTGACCCTGGTCGTCGCCTCGAACATGGCGCTGGGCCTGGTCTACGGGCAGCTCGTCGGCCGCCGGCAGAGCGCCAGGATCCCCCTCGCGCTCGGCACGGTCGCGGCGACCGCCCTGCTGTGGGGCGCGACGCTGGCCTACCCGGGCGAACACGCCCCGATGTGGCTGCTGGTCGCCCTGTGCACGGTGCTCGGGGGCTGCGGGCCGGCCTCGATGGTCGGCTTCGACTTCGCGCGGCCCGCCAATCCGGCCGCCCGCCAGGGCACCGCCTCCGGGATCACGAACATGGGCGGCTTCCTGGCGTCCATGACCACACTGCTGGCCGTGGGCGTCCTGCTCGACGCGACCGGCGACAACTACCGGATCGCGTTCTCCTCGGTCTTCGTCCTCCAGGCCCTGGGCACGGCCCAGATCCTGCGCCTGCGCCCGCACGCCCTGCGCCGCGAACGCGAACGGGCCGCCGAGCGCGAGCGCGACGCCGCGCTCGCGTCCGACCGCGCCGCCGGTCAGGGCGTGACGGAGAACTCCCGCAGGATCGCGTCGGCCAGTTCCTGA
- a CDS encoding GntR family transcriptional regulator, with protein sequence MPPVSASTSTSTSASASPSSSAATAVAAPRQPPAADRVYRHVKQGVLDRRYEGGSLLTEGELAEAVGVSRTPVREALLRLETEGLIRLYPKKGALVLPVSVQEITDVVETRRLVEEYTARRAVPAPPALLERLEELLSSQREHAGAGDLAAFAVADRCFHAEIVRSAGNEILSRLYDQLRDRQLRMGVAVMHMHPDRIDRNLTEHTEIYEALRAGDPDRAAAAVLAHLGRVDLLVRGGEVR encoded by the coding sequence ATGCCACCGGTCAGCGCCTCCACCTCCACCTCCACGTCTGCGTCTGCGTCGCCGTCGTCGTCCGCCGCCACCGCCGTCGCGGCCCCCCGGCAGCCGCCCGCCGCCGACCGCGTCTACCGGCACGTGAAGCAGGGCGTCCTGGACCGGCGCTACGAAGGCGGCAGCCTGCTGACCGAGGGCGAGCTGGCCGAGGCGGTCGGCGTCTCCCGGACGCCGGTGCGCGAGGCCCTGCTGCGGCTGGAGACCGAGGGGCTGATCCGGCTCTACCCCAAGAAGGGCGCGCTGGTCCTGCCGGTCTCGGTGCAGGAGATCACCGACGTGGTCGAGACCCGGCGGCTCGTCGAGGAGTACACCGCCCGCCGCGCCGTCCCGGCCCCGCCCGCCCTCCTCGAACGCCTCGAAGAGCTGCTGAGCAGCCAGCGGGAGCACGCCGGGGCCGGAGACCTGGCCGCCTTCGCGGTGGCCGACCGCTGCTTCCACGCCGAGATCGTGCGCAGCGCCGGCAACGAGATCCTGTCCCGCCTCTACGACCAGCTGCGCGACCGCCAGCTGCGGATGGGCGTGGCCGTCATGCACATGCACCCGGACCGGATCGACCGGAACCTGACCGAGCACACCGAGATCTACGAGGCGCTGCGCGCCGGTGACCCGGACCGGGCCGCCGCCGCCGTCCTCGCCCACCTGGGCCGCGTCGACCTGCTGGTCCGCGGCGGTGAGGTCCGATGA
- a CDS encoding NHL domain-containing thioredoxin family protein, with translation MNDAAPAPTPAPEPRRRARVRAPELIGKGGWLNTGGKDLTLADLRGRITILDFWTFCCINCLHVLDELRELEEKHRDTVVIIGVHSPKFVHEAEHQAVVDAVERYEVHHPVLDDPDLATWKQYAVRAWPTLVVIDPEGYVVAQHAGEGHAHAIERLVEELEAEHEAKGTLRRGDGPYVAPEPVATDLRFPGKALLLPSGNFLVSDSTRHALVELAPDGESVVRRIGSGERGFGPDAFSEPQGLALLPDGDVIVADTVNHALRRLDPATGEVTTVAGTGRQWWQGSPTSGPALETDLSSPWDVAWWQGKVWIAMAGVHQLWTYDPEAGTVQVAAGTTNEGLVDGPAAEAWFAQPSGLAAAGDRLWIADSETSALRYVERTEDGEDGGYAVRTAVGTGLFDFGHRDGPAGQALLQHPLGVTALPDGSVAVCDTYNHALRRYDPATGEVTTLATDLREPSDAVLVGGDIVVVESARHRLTRLRLPEEAVRVPEVAHRTRRAATEVAPGSLRLDVVFQAPSGQKLDTRYGPSTRLLVSSTPPELLAEGAGQGTDLARDLVFADGVGEGVLHVSAMAASCDDDPANEYPACHVHQQDWGVPVTLTAGGATRLPLVLAGLDEDGPQA, from the coding sequence ATGAACGATGCCGCCCCGGCGCCCACCCCCGCGCCCGAGCCCCGCCGCCGTGCCCGTGTCCGTGCCCCCGAGCTGATCGGCAAGGGGGGCTGGCTGAACACCGGCGGGAAGGACCTCACCCTCGCCGACCTGCGAGGACGGATCACGATCCTCGATTTCTGGACGTTCTGCTGCATCAACTGCCTGCACGTCCTCGACGAGCTGCGCGAGCTGGAGGAGAAGCACCGGGACACCGTCGTGATCATCGGCGTGCACTCCCCGAAGTTCGTGCACGAGGCCGAGCACCAGGCCGTCGTCGACGCCGTCGAGCGGTACGAGGTCCACCACCCCGTCCTCGACGACCCCGACCTCGCCACCTGGAAGCAGTACGCCGTCCGCGCCTGGCCCACCCTCGTCGTCATCGACCCCGAGGGGTACGTCGTCGCCCAGCACGCCGGCGAGGGCCACGCCCACGCCATCGAGCGGCTCGTCGAGGAGCTGGAGGCCGAGCACGAGGCCAAGGGCACCCTGCGGCGCGGCGACGGCCCGTACGTGGCGCCCGAGCCCGTCGCCACCGACCTGCGCTTCCCCGGCAAGGCCCTGCTGCTGCCGTCCGGGAACTTCCTGGTCTCCGACTCCACCCGGCACGCCCTCGTGGAGCTCGCGCCCGACGGCGAGAGCGTCGTACGGCGCATCGGCAGCGGCGAGCGGGGCTTCGGCCCGGACGCCTTCAGCGAGCCCCAGGGCCTCGCGCTGCTGCCCGACGGAGACGTGATCGTCGCCGACACCGTCAACCACGCGCTGCGCCGCCTCGACCCCGCCACCGGCGAGGTGACCACCGTCGCCGGCACCGGACGGCAGTGGTGGCAGGGCTCGCCCACCTCCGGCCCGGCCCTGGAGACGGACCTGTCCTCGCCGTGGGACGTCGCCTGGTGGCAGGGCAAGGTGTGGATCGCCATGGCCGGCGTCCACCAGCTGTGGACGTACGACCCCGAGGCGGGGACCGTGCAGGTCGCGGCCGGCACCACGAACGAGGGCCTGGTCGACGGGCCCGCCGCCGAGGCCTGGTTCGCCCAGCCCTCCGGACTCGCCGCCGCCGGGGACCGGCTGTGGATCGCCGACTCCGAGACCAGCGCCCTGCGCTACGTCGAGCGCACCGAGGACGGCGAAGACGGCGGGTACGCCGTGCGGACCGCCGTCGGCACCGGCCTCTTCGACTTCGGGCACCGGGACGGCCCGGCCGGGCAGGCGCTGCTCCAGCACCCGCTCGGCGTGACCGCCCTGCCCGACGGGTCCGTCGCGGTCTGCGACACGTACAACCACGCGCTGCGCCGCTACGACCCGGCGACCGGCGAGGTCACCACGCTGGCCACCGATCTGCGCGAGCCGAGCGACGCCGTGCTCGTCGGCGGCGACATCGTGGTCGTGGAGTCCGCCCGGCACCGCCTCACGCGGCTGCGGCTGCCCGAGGAGGCCGTACGGGTCCCGGAGGTCGCGCACCGCACGCGGCGGGCCGCGACCGAGGTGGCGCCGGGCAGCCTGCGCCTCGACGTGGTCTTCCAGGCGCCCAGCGGCCAGAAGCTCGACACCCGCTACGGGCCCTCCACCAGGCTGCTGGTCTCCTCGACCCCGCCCGAGCTGCTGGCCGAGGGCGCCGGCCAGGGCACCGACCTGGCCCGCGACCTGGTCTTCGCGGACGGCGTCGGCGAGGGCGTGCTGCACGTCTCCGCGATGGCCGCGTCCTGCGACGACGACCCGGCCAACGAATATCCGGCCTGCCACGTCCACCAGCAGGACTGGGGCGTTCCCGTCACGCTCACGGCCGGCGGCGCGACCCGGCTGCCGCTGGTCCTCGCCGGCCTGGACGAGGACGGCCCGCAGGCCTGA
- a CDS encoding ArsR family transcriptional regulator yields MKVSPSLLPLLRSPLQGELLALLLLHPEREYAITELANDFGASPSTVLREIGRLTEAGILADRKVGRNRLVTARTDTPLYRPLSDLMSVTFGPVPVLAEALAGLAGVRQAFIYGSWAARYNGEPGPPPADVDVLVVGDPDADELFDLAEEASRRLRREVNTHRLSPEAWASPSADPFLTSVRERPLIPLDLNRETP; encoded by the coding sequence ATGAAAGTTTCCCCGAGCCTGCTGCCCCTGCTGCGGTCGCCTTTGCAAGGTGAGCTCCTGGCGCTCCTGCTCCTTCACCCGGAACGCGAGTACGCCATCACGGAGCTCGCCAACGACTTCGGCGCGTCGCCCTCGACCGTCCTCCGTGAGATCGGCCGGCTCACGGAGGCGGGAATTCTGGCGGACCGGAAGGTCGGCCGGAACCGCCTCGTCACGGCGCGCACGGACACGCCGCTGTACCGCCCGCTGAGCGATCTCATGTCTGTCACCTTCGGCCCCGTACCCGTGCTCGCCGAGGCGCTGGCCGGCCTCGCCGGGGTGCGGCAGGCGTTCATCTACGGTTCCTGGGCCGCCCGGTACAACGGTGAGCCGGGCCCGCCCCCGGCCGACGTCGACGTCCTCGTGGTGGGTGACCCCGACGCGGACGAGCTCTTCGACCTCGCCGAGGAGGCGTCCCGCCGGCTGCGCCGCGAGGTCAACACCCACCGGCTCTCTCCCGAGGCGTGGGCGAGCCCCTCGGCCGATCCGTTCCTCACCAGCGTGCGCGAGCGTCCGCTGATCCCCCTGGACCTGAACCGGGAGACACCGTGA
- a CDS encoding LURP-one-related/scramblase family protein, with amino-acid sequence MKYLVRDKLLAVGDDYWIEDEAGRHAFLVDGKALRLRDTFELKDPDGRILITVREKMLSLRDAMTLEHDGRRLAVIRRKRLSLLRNHFRVSLVEGTELDVSGRILDREFTIEYDGELLAHVSRKWFQLRETYAVNLVREDADPALLIAVAVCVIRMAEKEREPGGDD; translated from the coding sequence ATGAAATACCTGGTTCGGGACAAACTGCTGGCCGTCGGGGACGACTACTGGATCGAGGACGAGGCGGGCCGGCACGCCTTCCTCGTGGACGGGAAGGCGCTGCGGCTGCGTGACACCTTCGAGCTGAAGGACCCCGACGGGCGGATCCTGATCACCGTGCGGGAGAAGATGCTGAGCCTGCGCGACGCGATGACGCTGGAGCACGACGGCCGCCGGCTCGCCGTCATCCGCCGCAAGCGGCTGTCGCTGCTGCGCAACCACTTCCGGGTGTCACTGGTCGAAGGGACCGAACTGGACGTCAGCGGCCGCATCCTGGACCGCGAGTTCACGATCGAGTACGACGGCGAACTGCTGGCGCACGTCTCCCGCAAATGGTTCCAGCTGCGGGAGACGTACGCCGTGAACCTCGTCCGGGAGGACGCCGACCCGGCGCTGCTGATCGCCGTCGCGGTGTGCGTGATCCGGATGGCGGAAAAGGAACGCGAGCCCGGCGGCGACGACTGA
- a CDS encoding D-alanyl-D-alanine carboxypeptidase family protein, translated as MAGTVLATAPAQAATPTVTASGAFMFNSTTGATLFSKAADTKRPMASTTKIMSALVVLQTPGLNLSRKITLTQTHRNHQTSVSGSSAYIYVGDKLTTAGMLNAMLAPSGCDAAAALADAYGKGTTYTARKTNFIAQMNAKAKALGLTNTKFDSFDGNSPTKNNWTTPRDLAKLTRTALKNTTFAGIVKTPYAKATATAPNGNPRWYTWKNSNMLIRPKTDADPGYAYPGAIGVKTGTNTPAGPCLVFAVTRNGKTVIGVLLNDASRYTDAIKLSNWTFGSQYRMPMRPITDNED; from the coding sequence ATGGCCGGCACGGTGCTGGCGACCGCGCCCGCCCAGGCCGCCACTCCGACCGTGACCGCCTCGGGCGCGTTCATGTTCAACAGCACCACCGGCGCCACCCTCTTCAGCAAGGCCGCGGACACCAAGCGTCCGATGGCCAGCACCACGAAGATCATGTCTGCGCTCGTCGTCCTCCAGACGCCGGGCCTGAACCTGAGCCGCAAGATCACGCTCACCCAGACCCACCGGAACCACCAGACGTCGGTCTCGGGCAGCAGCGCCTACATCTACGTCGGCGACAAGCTGACGACCGCGGGCATGCTCAACGCCATGCTGGCGCCGTCGGGCTGCGACGCGGCTGCCGCGCTGGCCGACGCGTACGGCAAGGGCACGACCTACACCGCGCGCAAGACGAACTTCATCGCGCAGATGAACGCCAAGGCCAAGGCGCTGGGCCTGACGAACACGAAGTTCGACTCGTTCGACGGCAACTCGCCGACCAAGAACAACTGGACCACCCCGCGCGACCTGGCCAAGCTCACGCGGACCGCGCTGAAGAACACCACGTTCGCGGGGATCGTGAAGACCCCGTACGCCAAGGCGACGGCGACTGCCCCCAACGGCAACCCGCGCTGGTACACGTGGAAGAACTCCAACATGCTCATCCGCCCGAAGACCGACGCGGACCCGGGCTACGCGTACCCGGGCGCCATCGGCGTCAAGACGGGCACCAACACGCCGGCCGGCCCCTGCCTGGTCTTCGCGGTCACCCGCAACGGCAAGACCGTCATCGGCGTCCTGCTGAACGACGCGAGCCGCTACACCGACGCCATAAAGCTGTCCAACTGGACCTTCGGCTCGCAGTACCGCATGCCGATGCGGCCCATAACGGACAACGAGGACTAA
- a CDS encoding ATP-binding protein, whose translation MNADITRYDVRNYAPLQESVTAARRRAAWLAVAWGHPSIAADAALVTSELATNALLHGSISDRYIRVELSLQGKLLRVSVTDPKGERRPRLRQPASDERYGRGLHIVYALSQCWDVTDRTVGKTVWADLALPTDSP comes from the coding sequence GTGAATGCAGACATCACGCGGTACGACGTACGGAACTACGCCCCACTACAGGAGTCGGTCACCGCGGCCCGGCGCCGAGCCGCCTGGCTCGCCGTGGCCTGGGGTCACCCCTCGATCGCCGCGGACGCGGCGCTCGTGACCAGCGAACTCGCCACCAACGCCCTGCTGCACGGCAGCATCAGCGACCGGTACATCCGGGTCGAACTCAGCCTCCAGGGCAAGCTGTTGCGGGTCTCCGTCACCGACCCGAAGGGCGAGCGCCGCCCCCGCCTGCGCCAGCCCGCCTCGGACGAGCGCTACGGCCGCGGCCTGCACATCGTGTACGCCCTCTCCCAGTGCTGGGACGTAACAGACCGCACGGTCGGAAAAACCGTCTGGGCCGACCTCGCCCTCCCCACCGACTCCCCGTGA
- a CDS encoding maleylpyruvate isomerase family mycothiol-dependent enzyme, translating to MTVHPSIQPYVDAWTHSIEAISELVGPLTEGEWNRPTPCPGWSVRDVVSHVIGIDTEQLGDPRPIHSLPRDLRHVVDEFSRYMEVQVDVRRHHTAPEMTSELEYVTIRRARQLRNEKRDPQTTMVRGPLGDQVTLHHAMMIRAFDIWVHEQDLRVALGAPGNLDSPGAHIARDLMLSGLPKVVAKKAGAPAGTAVVLDVHGPLEFMRTVRVDAEGRGSIDGTPSLGPAVTLAMDWETYSRLAAGRIRPQTAGDRIKIEGDQELADAILREFSVTP from the coding sequence GTGACCGTCCATCCCAGCATCCAGCCCTATGTCGACGCATGGACCCACTCCATCGAGGCGATATCCGAACTCGTCGGACCCTTGACGGAGGGCGAGTGGAACCGGCCCACGCCGTGCCCCGGCTGGTCGGTGCGTGACGTGGTGTCACACGTCATCGGGATAGACACCGAGCAGCTCGGCGATCCGCGGCCCATCCACTCGCTGCCGCGCGATCTGCGGCACGTGGTGGACGAGTTCAGCCGGTACATGGAGGTGCAGGTCGACGTCCGCCGGCACCACACCGCGCCCGAGATGACCTCGGAGCTGGAGTACGTGACGATCCGGCGGGCCCGCCAGCTGCGCAACGAGAAGCGCGACCCGCAGACCACCATGGTCCGCGGCCCGCTCGGCGACCAGGTCACCCTGCACCACGCGATGATGATCCGCGCGTTCGACATCTGGGTGCACGAGCAGGACCTGCGCGTCGCGCTCGGCGCCCCCGGCAACCTCGACTCCCCCGGCGCGCACATCGCCCGCGACCTGATGCTGTCGGGCCTGCCGAAGGTCGTCGCGAAGAAGGCGGGCGCGCCCGCCGGCACCGCGGTCGTCCTCGACGTGCACGGCCCGTTGGAGTTCATGCGGACGGTACGGGTGGACGCCGAGGGCCGCGGCAGCATAGACGGGACCCCGTCGCTGGGCCCGGCCGTGACCCTGGCGATGGACTGGGAGACGTACTCCCGGCTGGCCGCGGGCCGGATCCGGCCGCAGACCGCGGGCGACCGCATCAAGATCGAGGGCGATCAGGAACTGGCCGACGCGATCCTGCGGGAGTTCTCCGTCACGCCCTGA